The sequence CCCACCCCCAGTACGGCAGAGGCCTGTCCGGCCGGATGGCCTTGTCCGCCGTCACCGAGGACCACCTTCGTGCCATGGCCCCATCATGACACCCGGGAGCGGGCGTGGTCAGGCGCCCAGTTCGGCGAGGTAGACCGTCCCGGCCGCGAGAAAGTTGGGCGAATTGCAGACGCAGAGCTCGTTCGGCTCGATCGTGCACTCCTGGCCTTCCTCGGACTCGCCGGCCGAGGTAGCACTCAACATGCCGCAGGGACCCTCTGCGAAGTATCGCCGCCAGCACAGCACCGGATAACCTCGACACCATGCCCCGCCGCCTGCTCCGCCGTCCGGCACCGGCCCATACCTACCTGCGGCCGCGGTTGACCCTGTTCCACGTGATCCGCCGGACCATCATGAAACTGGTGGGCATGCAGGTGTGGGACGTGGCGGGCGGGATGACCTTCTACACCCTGCTGTCCGTGGTACCCGGGGCGATTGCCATCGTCTCCATCGTGTCCATGCTGGGACTCGAGGACGAGACCGTGGTGACGGCCGCGGGACTGGTCCACGAGCTGCTGCCTGAGATCAATCCGGACGTCCTCGCCTCCACGCTGCTGTCCCTGGCCAACAGTTCCACGGGCGTGCTGGGCCTTGTCCTCGGCCTCATTGGCTCGATCATCTCCGCTTCCAACGCGCTGGCCTCCTTCCACCGGGCCATGCACCGCATCTACGACACCCGTGAGGGCCGTCAGTTCCTGTGGTTCCGCACGGTGATCTTCTTCGAGACCCTCGTCCTGATGGCCGCACTGATCGCCGTCCTGCTGCTGGTGCTGATCGGCGGTGATCTCTCCACCCGGCTCGGCGACCTGCTGGGCCTCACCACTGCCACCGTGACCCTGTGGAACATCCTGAAGTGGCCGGCCATCCTGGCCGTACTCGTCTTCGTGGTCTCCGTGGCCTATCACCGCGGCCCGAACGTGGTGCAGCCCCGCTTCCGGTGGCTGTCCTGGGGCGGCCTGGCCGCCGTCCTCGTCCTGTTCACCATGACCCTGCTCCTCGGGTGGCTGGCCAGCTACGCCAGTGCACTGGACTGGGTCCTCGGCACCCTGAGCAGCCTCGGCGTGGCCATGATGGTCTTCTGGGTCAGCTTCATCGTGCTCGTGGCCGGCGCGGCATTCGACGCCGAACTCCTCCGCGGCCGCCAGCTGGCCACCGGCCTGCCCGCTTGGGACACCCTGCAATTGCGGACCCGTCACACCCGCACCCTCGAATTCCTGGACGAGGACGCCGCCCAGGCCCGCACCACTGCCCAGGCGGTGGTCGAGTCTGTCCGCACGGGCGAGCCCGTCACCGTGCCCAGGAGCCCCTGGATCGCCGAGGCGGACACGTTCTGGTCCATCGACTCCTCCGACCAGCCCGTCTCCACTGGGAAGCCCTACCGGACACCTTCCCCGGACCACGAGCTCGGTTAGATCCAGCCCTGCTCCCACGCCATCTGAGAGGCCTCCCGCCGGGTCCCCACGCCGAGCTTGCCCATGGCTGAGGACAGGTAGTTGCGCACCGTGCCCGGCGCCAGGTGCAATCGCTCGGCGATCTGCTGCACGGTGGCCGCATCTCGGCCGGCCCGCAACACGTCCAGCTCACGGTCCGTCAGGGGGCTCCGCTCCCCGCCGAGGGCCGTGGCGGCGATATCCGGGTCCACGTACCGCTTGCCGGCGGCCACATCCCGGATCACCTTGGCCAGCTCCTCGGCCGGGGTGGACTTCGGCACGAATCCGGACACCTTCGCGCTCAGCGCTCGCCGCAGCACGCCGGGCCGGGCATGCCGGGTCACGATGATGACCTTCGTGGCCACCTGCCGCAGGATCTGCCCGGCGGCCTCCACGCCGTCCATCTCCGGCATCTCCAGGTCCAGCAGGCAGACGTCCGGCGCCAGTTCCCGGGCGGCGGCCACCGCCTGGAGACCGTTGTCCACGCCGGCCACCACCTCGAAGTCCTCCTCCAGGCCCAGCAGGGTCTCGAGCGCGCCGCGGATCAGCACTTCGTCGTCGGCGATCAGCAAGCGGATCATGGGGTGGGCTCCTTCGGAAGGACGGTGGAGGATTCAAGGTGGCCCCGGCCCGGCACTGCCGGTAACCGGGCCTCGAGGACGAACGCGCCGTCGTCGTACCGGCCGGTCACCGAACCACCGGAGGAAGCGAACCGCCGGTTCAGCCCGGACAACCCCGTGCCCGACGCCGGCCCGCCCGCCCCGAGGACCAGGGTTCCGCTGGGTGCCCCGGCACCCTCGCCGCCGTCGTCATCGGGTGCCTCGACACCGTCGTTCACCATGACCAACCGGAGGCCGCCATCGGCGTCCTCCAGGGTGATGGACACCCTCGTGGCCGCGGCCGCGTGGCGCAGGATGTTGGTGGCGCCCTCACGGACGGCCAGGCCGAGCAGGGTGCGCACGGCAGGATCCTCCACGAGGATCCCCCGAATGGTGACGGCGGCACCGGAGGCGTTGAGGACGTCCTTCGCATTGGCGATCTCCTCCTCGAGGGAGACCTCACGCAGGTTGCGCACCAGCGAGCGCGTCTCCTCCAGGGCGGTGCGCGCGATCGTCCGGACCTCGTGGATGTTCTCCGCCGCAGCCTCAGGTCTTCCCGCCCCCATCAATCGCTCGGCCAGTTCGGCCTTGAGGGCGATCACCTGCAGGTGGTGGCCCTGGATGTCATGCAGGTCCGAGGCGAATCGCAGCCGTTCACGGGCCACGGCCAACTGGGCCGCGTCCCGGCGGGCGTCGTTCAGATGGACCACGATGTTCCACCACCACGCGGAGAAGAGGAACATCACCGGGCACATGACCACGACGAACACGAGGGAGAACAGCACCTGCTCCTCGTCATGGCCCATCCCTTCGACCCCAGTCAGGAGCCCACCGGCCCACCAGTGGACCCCGAACAGGATCACCCCGGCGATGAGGAGCAGGTGGCGGGCCCGGCCCCGGAACAGCGGCGCGAGCACGTTCACGGCGATCCACAGGGGAAAGGTCCCGGTGAAGGCCGCCCCCGGGATCCACAGGGTCAGCACCCAGACGACGGCCGGTGGAATGCCGATCAGCAGGATGCTGCGGGTCCCGGGCCGCTCCCGGCCGGTGCCGTGGCGCAGGAGATAACAGCCGTATACGGCAGTCACAGCGCCGGCCAGGGTCAGGATATCGGCCAGCGTCAGCGCCAGAGTCCGGGTCCCGCCCGAGTTCCGCACGAAGGCCGACTGCACGGCCACGATCGCGAGACTCGTGAACACGGCGAAGATCCCCATGGAGATGAACGTGTACCACCACGTGGTGGCCACACTGCGTTCGGAGCGGGAGATCCCGCGTCCGGTGGCATCCGGTCCGGCCACCGTGGCAGGGAATTGTCCGGCGGACAGCCGGGCAGATGGTTCGCGCTCGTTCACAGGTCCCACAGTAGGCCGATGACAACTGTCACGGCGGCGCCGTGACTCTCACCCGTGAAGAGGTGACACCCGGGCACTGCCGCGGATCCGCCGGTCCGACGAGGCTGGAAGCACACCCACCGCAGATCAGCGGACCACCCGCATCGGGGCCCCGATCCGGCCTCGACACCGAAAGGCACCACCATGGACATCGTCGCCAACATCCAGTCCTTCACCGAGTCGCTGCCGACCGCCCTGCGATTCGTCGGAGTGGTACTCGCCGCGTTCATCCCCTACATCGAGGGTGAGGGCGCCGCAATCGTCGGGATCATCGCCGGCATGGACCCCTGGCTCGCCATCCCGGTGGCCATCCTCGCCAACCTGGCCATCGTGGTCGTGATCGTCCTGTCCTTCGAGAAGATCCGCGCCGCGATCATCAACCGCCGCATCGCCGCCGGCAAGACTCCGAAGCCGGCCTCGGAGAAGCAGCAGAAGGTCCGCCGCGCGCTGGACAAATACGGCGTCCCCGGTGTCTCCCTGCTCGGACCGTTCCTGCTGCCGACCCACTTCACCGCCGCCGCGTTGACGTCCTTCGGCATCACCAAGGGCCGGGTCATCACCTGGCAGGCCGTGGCCATCACCCTGTACGCCACCGTGTTCGGGCTGCTGTTCTACGGCGTGCTCTCCGTGGTGGCCTGAGCCGCCGCGGGCTACGGTGACACCATGACCTACTCGCCGGGACCCCACGACCTGACAGCGCTGACCCGCACCACACTCGCGGCCGCCCTGGACGACCCTCACGGCCGCCACGGTGACCTGCTGCTGCGGGACGGCCACCTGCGCCAGTCGATCATCGCCCTGAAGTCCGGGGCCAAGCTGGCCGACCACAATGCCCCTCCCGCCGCCACGCTGCAGGTGCTGCTGGGCGCGGTGGACGTCACCGCCGGCTCCGGTGCGGATCTGCACCTGGAGCAGGGTCAGCTCGTCCAGCTCACGAAGGAACGCCATGGAGTGACGGCCCGGGAGGACAGCGTGTTCCTGCTGACCACCGTGACCGGGGTCGAAGAGGAAGGCCACGGGGGCTGACCCCGCCGGCCCATCGGGAAGCAGAATGGTCCCGCGGACTCGAATGAAGTCCTGCTGGCTGTGAGTGTCCGGGATGGATAGCCGATCGAGCAGTGCTACGGCAGGTGGTCCATGGCCTCGCAGGGGTTCGATCCAGGCTGGGCGCGATGGACGTCCATGGCCAGACGGCCAATGAGGTCGATCAAGGTGCTCTCCTCGGCGGGTTCGAGTCCGGCCAGCAGCGCGGATTCGGCGGAAGCCACACGTTCCTCGTATTTGACCAGCAGTTCGCGGCCATGGTCGGTGGCCAGGACCTTGCGGGCCCGGCGGTCCGAGGGCGCCGGGACGCGCTCGACGACCCCGTCCTTCTCGAGAGAGTCCAGCAGGTAGGTCAGCACCGTGCGGTCGATGCCCAGGTGGGCTCCGAGGGCCTGCTGATTGGCTGGGTCGCGGTGGATCACCGCGGAGAGGACCTGATAGCCCCGAATGCCGCCGGGCATCCCCTCCACGGCGTCCTCGAAGCGGGACTGGTACCCGCGCAGCACCATGCCCAAATGCCAGCCCAGATCGCCTGGGGCTGCACTGTTCGGGGTTGCATCAAGCGTCTTGTTCCCTACGGCCATGATCCTCATCATACCCTCACCTGTGATGTTGCGCAGATGTTCTGTCGAACATATAGTCTGTGAAAATACATACTTTGGAGGCTCGGAGTGGTCTGGGCTATGACCCCGTCGATGCCGGAGTGCTCGGCGACAACAGAGAGTGATACCCCATGGAAATCGGTGCCTACAGCTTCGGCGACACCCCCTTGAACCCTGACGGCACGCCCCGGACCACTGCCGAGGCCATCAGCAACCTGTTCCAGGCCATCGTGCACGCCGACCGGGCCGGCCTCGACTACTTCGGGGTGGGCGAACACCACACCACCAGCATGCCGGCTTCATCCCCCGGGACCATGATCGCCGCCGCGGCAGCGGCGACCCAGCAGATCATCCTGGGCAGCGCCGCCAGTATCATCAGCACCGACGACCCGGTGCGCGTCTTCCAGCAGTTCACCACCGCCGACGCCGTCTCTGGCGGCGGCCGGATCGAGATCACCGCCGGCCGAGGCTCCTCCGTGGAAAGCTTCCCGCTGTTCGGCCACGACCTCGCCGACTACGACGAGCTCTACGCCAACAAACTAGACCTGCTGTTGACCCTCAACGCCAGCACCACCGACGAGGTCAGCTGGTCCGGGAAACGACGCCCGGTCATCCCGAATCTGGCCGTGGTGCCCCGGCCGGTCCGGGGGAGGCTGCCGATCTGGCTGGCCACCGGCGGCAACGCCGGATCTTCCGCCCGCGCCGGACAGCTGGGCCTGCCGGTTTCCTACGGCATCATCGGCGGTGTGCCCCACCGCTTCGCCCCCCTGGCCGAGCTATACCGCCGCTCCGCCGCGCAGTCCGGCCACGCACCAGAGGACACCAAGGTCTCCGTGGCCGCCCTCGGGCTGGTCGCGCCGACCAAGAAGGAAGCCCTCGAACGGATGTACCCGGGCTGGTACA comes from Citricoccus muralis and encodes:
- a CDS encoding YihY/virulence factor BrkB family protein, with amino-acid sequence MPRRLLRRPAPAHTYLRPRLTLFHVIRRTIMKLVGMQVWDVAGGMTFYTLLSVVPGAIAIVSIVSMLGLEDETVVTAAGLVHELLPEINPDVLASTLLSLANSSTGVLGLVLGLIGSIISASNALASFHRAMHRIYDTREGRQFLWFRTVIFFETLVLMAALIAVLLLVLIGGDLSTRLGDLLGLTTATVTLWNILKWPAILAVLVFVVSVAYHRGPNVVQPRFRWLSWGGLAAVLVLFTMTLLLGWLASYASALDWVLGTLSSLGVAMMVFWVSFIVLVAGAAFDAELLRGRQLATGLPAWDTLQLRTRHTRTLEFLDEDAAQARTTAQAVVESVRTGEPVTVPRSPWIAEADTFWSIDSSDQPVSTGKPYRTPSPDHELG
- a CDS encoding response regulator transcription factor, producing MIRLLIADDEVLIRGALETLLGLEEDFEVVAGVDNGLQAVAAARELAPDVCLLDLEMPEMDGVEAAGQILRQVATKVIIVTRHARPGVLRRALSAKVSGFVPKSTPAEELAKVIRDVAAGKRYVDPDIAATALGGERSPLTDRELDVLRAGRDAATVQQIAERLHLAPGTVRNYLSSAMGKLGVGTRREASQMAWEQGWI
- a CDS encoding histidine kinase; this translates as MNEREPSARLSAGQFPATVAGPDATGRGISRSERSVATTWWYTFISMGIFAVFTSLAIVAVQSAFVRNSGGTRTLALTLADILTLAGAVTAVYGCYLLRHGTGRERPGTRSILLIGIPPAVVWVLTLWIPGAAFTGTFPLWIAVNVLAPLFRGRARHLLLIAGVILFGVHWWAGGLLTGVEGMGHDEEQVLFSLVFVVVMCPVMFLFSAWWWNIVVHLNDARRDAAQLAVARERLRFASDLHDIQGHHLQVIALKAELAERLMGAGRPEAAAENIHEVRTIARTALEETRSLVRNLREVSLEEEIANAKDVLNASGAAVTIRGILVEDPAVRTLLGLAVREGATNILRHAAAATRVSITLEDADGGLRLVMVNDGVEAPDDDGGEGAGAPSGTLVLGAGGPASGTGLSGLNRRFASSGGSVTGRYDDGAFVLEARLPAVPGRGHLESSTVLPKEPTP
- a CDS encoding small multi-drug export protein, which produces MDIVANIQSFTESLPTALRFVGVVLAAFIPYIEGEGAAIVGIIAGMDPWLAIPVAILANLAIVVVIVLSFEKIRAAIINRRIAAGKTPKPASEKQQKVRRALDKYGVPGVSLLGPFLLPTHFTAAALTSFGITKGRVITWQAVAITLYATVFGLLFYGVLSVVA
- a CDS encoding cupin; this translates as MTYSPGPHDLTALTRTTLAAALDDPHGRHGDLLLRDGHLRQSIIALKSGAKLADHNAPPAATLQVLLGAVDVTAGSGADLHLEQGQLVQLTKERHGVTAREDSVFLLTTVTGVEEEGHGG
- a CDS encoding MarR family winged helix-turn-helix transcriptional regulator gives rise to the protein MAVGNKTLDATPNSAAPGDLGWHLGMVLRGYQSRFEDAVEGMPGGIRGYQVLSAVIHRDPANQQALGAHLGIDRTVLTYLLDSLEKDGVVERVPAPSDRRARKVLATDHGRELLVKYEERVASAESALLAGLEPAEESTLIDLIGRLAMDVHRAQPGSNPCEAMDHLP
- a CDS encoding LLM class flavin-dependent oxidoreductase, with translation MEIGAYSFGDTPLNPDGTPRTTAEAISNLFQAIVHADRAGLDYFGVGEHHTTSMPASSPGTMIAAAAAATQQIILGSAASIISTDDPVRVFQQFTTADAVSGGGRIEITAGRGSSVESFPLFGHDLADYDELYANKLDLLLTLNASTTDEVSWSGKRRPVIPNLAVVPRPVRGRLPIWLATGGNAGSSARAGQLGLPVSYGIIGGVPHRFAPLAELYRRSAAQSGHAPEDTKVSVAALGLVAPTKKEALERMYPGWYNLNVEMGRLRGWPAPDKNAYFAQADAPGAYYVGDPDDVAERIVHLHGYMGHMRHFLQMDIGGLPHEHFIESLTLLATEVKPRVQRLLAQK